The following proteins come from a genomic window of Mucinivorans hirudinis:
- a CDS encoding Zinc ABC transporter ZnuC, with protein sequence MELIVLKNVTCGYGTTVILPRVNFAISRGDFIGVIGPNGGGKTTLIKTLIGLITPLGGTIEKHIKELGIGYMPQSATIDHQFPAKVNDVVFSGLISRKKFFLNKSDKIAAHDIMRRIGITDYADRNIGELSGGELQRVLLARALACNPQILVLDEPTTYIDQKFSKDFFTLLKELNESGLAILMISHDLGTISRHVRKIACVNRAFHLHNSNTITAHQLELYDCPVQLLVHK encoded by the coding sequence ATGGAACTGATTGTCTTAAAAAATGTTACGTGCGGGTATGGCACTACCGTGATATTACCGCGGGTGAATTTTGCCATCTCGCGAGGTGATTTTATTGGCGTAATCGGACCAAATGGCGGCGGCAAAACGACCCTCATAAAAACCCTTATAGGGCTCATTACGCCGCTTGGCGGTACTATCGAAAAACATATCAAGGAGCTTGGAATCGGCTATATGCCTCAGAGTGCGACCATCGACCACCAATTTCCTGCCAAGGTGAACGATGTGGTTTTCTCAGGACTGATTTCTCGCAAGAAATTTTTTCTGAATAAAAGCGATAAGATTGCTGCTCACGACATTATGAGGCGAATTGGAATCACGGATTATGCTGACAGAAATATCGGCGAACTATCGGGTGGAGAGTTGCAAAGGGTCTTATTGGCACGGGCACTTGCGTGCAACCCTCAGATTTTGGTCTTAGACGAGCCCACTACATACATAGACCAGAAGTTCAGCAAAGATTTCTTCACACTTCTCAAAGAGCTAAATGAGAGTGGCTTAGCAATTCTGATGATTTCGCACGACTTGGGCACAATCTCGCGCCACGTGCGCAAAATAGCCTGCGTGAACCGCGCCTTCCACCTACACAACTCCAACACCATAACTGCACACCAATTAGAGCTTTACGACTGTCCCGTGCAACTATTGGTGCACAAATAG
- a CDS encoding LSU ribosomal protein L9p, with protein MEIILKQDVDNLGHKDQIVNVRPGYANNYLIPQGYAISATVSAKKILAENIKQRAHKEEKMVKDATSVAETLAAITLTIAAKASESGKIFGSVTNTNVAEAIAAKGIEVDKRNIKVEAIKELGSYKAIVKIYKDITAEVAIEVVAAE; from the coding sequence ATGGAAATCATATTGAAACAAGACGTAGATAACCTTGGTCATAAAGACCAAATTGTCAATGTGCGCCCCGGTTATGCCAACAACTATCTTATTCCGCAGGGTTATGCAATCTCAGCAACCGTGTCGGCAAAGAAGATTTTGGCTGAAAATATCAAACAACGTGCTCATAAGGAGGAGAAGATGGTCAAGGATGCTACGTCTGTGGCGGAGACTTTGGCAGCAATCACCCTCACAATCGCTGCCAAGGCAAGCGAGAGTGGCAAAATTTTCGGTTCGGTGACAAACACCAATGTGGCTGAGGCTATTGCTGCCAAGGGTATAGAGGTTGATAAACGTAATATCAAGGTAGAGGCTATCAAAGAGCTTGGCTCTTACAAGGCTATCGTGAAAATTTACAAAGATATCACAGCTGAGGTTGCTATCGAAGTGGTCGCAGCTGAGTAG
- a CDS encoding Zinc ABC transporter (periplasmic-binding protein ZnuA) — protein MKIALLIISISLIACSTKDKPAVGVSVSIPPLAYLVERIADTTVAVNILVPETTSPETFEPTPRQLKEISQSRIYISIGLIDFERELNKSITKLSDSLQVVDLSDGVGVMAGSCSHADHAGHIHGIDPHTWLSPRLMRGFSQKIAAELCKIFPKNKELYNNNLKTLIGEIDSLDSYIISKKLKSFAIGHPSLTYFARDYGIEQFAIEVEGKEPSATQMREIIDRLKKNNIKVIVYNRRLAPAAAETIARETGTATFDFDPLARDWLINMYRVVDVL, from the coding sequence ATGAAAATAGCACTACTAATTATCTCCATATCCCTTATTGCTTGTTCGACAAAAGATAAGCCTGCGGTTGGCGTTAGCGTATCCATTCCGCCGCTCGCCTACCTCGTAGAGAGAATTGCGGACACGACCGTTGCAGTAAACATCCTCGTGCCCGAGACCACCTCGCCCGAAACTTTTGAACCCACACCTCGCCAACTCAAGGAGATTTCGCAAAGCAGAATTTACATAAGTATAGGGTTGATTGATTTCGAGAGGGAACTGAACAAAAGCATTACCAAGCTATCGGACTCGTTGCAAGTTGTTGACCTGTCGGATGGCGTAGGGGTTATGGCGGGCAGTTGCTCCCACGCCGACCACGCCGGCCACATCCACGGAATCGACCCACACACGTGGCTATCGCCAAGGTTAATGCGTGGTTTTTCACAAAAGATTGCCGCAGAGTTGTGCAAAATATTTCCCAAGAATAAAGAGCTGTATAATAACAACTTAAAAACTTTGATTGGCGAAATTGACTCATTAGATAGCTATATCATCTCAAAAAAATTAAAGTCGTTTGCCATCGGGCACCCTTCCCTTACGTACTTTGCACGAGATTACGGCATTGAGCAGTTTGCAATAGAAGTAGAGGGAAAAGAACCCTCGGCAACGCAGATGCGCGAAATTATTGATAGGCTCAAAAAGAACAATATAAAAGTTATAGTATACAACCGGCGACTCGCACCGGCGGCAGCCGAGACCATAGCACGGGAGACGGGGACAGCGACTTTCGACTTCGACCCGCTAGCACGGGATTGGTTGATAAATATGTATAGAGTGGTGGATGTGTTATAA
- a CDS encoding SSU ribosomal protein S18p, SSU ribosomal protein S18p (zinc-independent), with protein sequence MAANHSEVRYLNPVSVDVRKKKYCRFKKSGIKYIDYKDGEFLKKFLNEQGKILPRRLTGTSQKFQKKVAQAVKRARHLAILPFVTDLMK encoded by the coding sequence ATGGCAGCAAATCACAGCGAAGTACGTTACCTGAACCCAGTTTCGGTAGACGTTAGAAAGAAAAAATATTGCCGTTTCAAAAAGAGTGGCATCAAGTATATTGACTATAAGGATGGCGAATTTTTGAAAAAGTTCCTCAACGAGCAGGGAAAGATTCTTCCACGCCGCTTGACCGGTACATCACAAAAATTCCAAAAGAAGGTAGCTCAGGCAGTTAAACGTGCTCGCCACTTGGCAATCCTTCCATTCGTAACCGACTTAATGAAATAG
- a CDS encoding Cytochrome d ubiquinol oxidase subunit I has product METITSLVDWSRAMFALTAIYHWCFVPLTLGLSFIIAFMETKYVITGDEFWKRTTKFWMRLFGVNFAIGVATGIILEFEFGTNWSNYSYFVGDIFGAPLAIEGIFAFFMESTFIAIMFFGWNRVSKKFHLTATWLTAVGANLSALWILVANAWMQSPVGMEFNPETARNEMVSFWEVLFSPVAINKFFHTVTSAFVLASVFVVGVSSWFLLKKRETQMALKSIKIASVFGLISAICVAWTGDGSAYQVARVQPMKLAAMEGLHFGKTNAPLTILPGIEVPSLLSVMAYRDKNAFVAGVDDLVYGNFDQNIMPTSVKMERGKAAIELFAKYRQAKEERDTLATAQIADIFKNDKFFKDNYFAYFGYGYLEKPEDAVPPVNITFWSFRIMVGLGLWFIVMFLVTLVMLKKKVLENKRWWLRISLWSIALAYLASHAGWIVAEVGRQPWTIQNLLPTNAAVSRVSSAAVQTTFWVFAVLFTVLLVAEIMIMVKQIKRGGE; this is encoded by the coding sequence ATGGAAACCATCACCTCTCTTGTCGATTGGTCGCGGGCAATGTTTGCCCTGACAGCTATTTATCACTGGTGCTTTGTGCCCCTTACCTTGGGTTTGAGTTTCATTATTGCCTTTATGGAGACTAAGTATGTCATCACCGGCGATGAGTTTTGGAAACGAACTACTAAATTTTGGATGCGCCTTTTCGGCGTGAACTTTGCGATTGGAGTTGCCACAGGCATTATTCTTGAGTTTGAGTTCGGAACAAACTGGAGCAACTACTCGTATTTCGTTGGCGATATCTTCGGAGCGCCGCTTGCCATTGAGGGCATTTTTGCCTTCTTTATGGAGTCTACGTTTATAGCCATTATGTTCTTTGGATGGAATCGTGTGAGTAAGAAGTTTCACCTGACCGCAACGTGGCTCACAGCTGTGGGGGCAAATCTTTCGGCACTTTGGATATTGGTTGCCAATGCTTGGATGCAATCACCTGTGGGAATGGAATTTAACCCTGAAACGGCTCGTAACGAGATGGTTTCGTTTTGGGAAGTGCTGTTTTCGCCTGTTGCCATCAACAAGTTTTTCCATACGGTGACTTCGGCTTTCGTGCTGGCGAGTGTTTTTGTGGTGGGTGTATCTTCGTGGTTCTTACTGAAAAAGCGCGAAACGCAAATGGCGCTAAAGTCTATAAAAATCGCTTCAGTATTTGGTTTGATTTCGGCTATTTGCGTTGCTTGGACAGGAGACGGTTCGGCGTATCAGGTGGCGCGTGTTCAGCCGATGAAACTTGCAGCAATGGAAGGTTTGCACTTTGGCAAAACCAATGCTCCGCTCACAATTCTGCCGGGAATAGAGGTGCCTTCACTCTTATCTGTGATGGCATACCGCGACAAAAATGCCTTTGTGGCGGGTGTGGATGATTTGGTGTACGGAAATTTTGACCAAAACATTATGCCGACATCCGTAAAAATGGAGCGTGGCAAGGCTGCAATAGAACTTTTTGCCAAATATCGACAAGCCAAAGAGGAGCGAGATACACTGGCGACAGCCCAAATTGCTGATATTTTCAAGAATGATAAATTCTTCAAAGACAACTATTTTGCATACTTTGGATACGGCTATTTAGAAAAGCCCGAGGATGCCGTGCCACCGGTGAATATAACATTCTGGTCGTTCCGTATTATGGTAGGATTGGGGCTGTGGTTCATTGTGATGTTCTTGGTTACGCTTGTTATGTTAAAAAAGAAAGTTCTGGAAAATAAACGTTGGTGGCTGCGCATATCTTTATGGTCTATTGCATTGGCTTATTTGGCTTCTCACGCTGGATGGATTGTGGCAGAAGTTGGGCGACAGCCGTGGACTATTCAAAACCTGCTTCCGACAAATGCAGCCGTCTCGCGGGTGTCTTCGGCGGCGGTGCAGACAACGTTTTGGGTATTTGCCGTGCTCTTCACGGTGTTGCTGGTGGCTGAAATTATGATTATGGTGAAACAAATTAAAAGAGGAGGCGAGTAG
- a CDS encoding Phosphoenolpyruvate carboxykinase [ATP] — MSVNLEKYGIVGVKEIVHNPSYQQLFVDETNPALTGFEVGTQTVTGAVCVKTGIFTGRSPKDKYTVLDASTKDHFWFKDEKNPFSPNFAMKPEVFDELEKLAVAQLSNKEKLYVVDAYCGTNEDTRMKVRFIMEVAWQAHFVTNMFIQPSHYELANFGEPDFVVMNAAKCTNPNWKEQGLNSENFVAFNLTKKLQVIGGTWYGGEMKKGMFGVMNYYMPLKGIASMHCSANVGKDGDVALFFGLSGTGKTTLSADPKRFLIGDDEHGWDANGVFNYEGGCYAKTIGLSEPNEPDIWRAISRNALLENVTINPDGTPDFADGSVTENTRVSYPIRHINKIVLPSKAGHAKKIIYLSADAFGVLPPVSILDEKSAQYHFLCGYTSKLAGTERGITEPTPSFSPAFGEAFLTVHPTIYAKVLADKMKEHNATAYLVNTGWNGTGKRISIKDTRAIIDAILDGSIEKAETITVPILNLVAPVALPNVSDILDPRKTYADVAEWETKAKSLAAKYIKNFEQYLPEGAGLLASGPQL, encoded by the coding sequence CATCGTGGGCGTAAAAGAGATCGTTCACAACCCTTCTTACCAACAACTTTTTGTTGATGAAACTAATCCTGCTCTTACAGGTTTCGAGGTTGGTACACAAACCGTTACCGGTGCAGTTTGCGTAAAAACAGGTATTTTCACAGGTCGCTCGCCTAAGGATAAATACACAGTTCTCGATGCTTCGACAAAAGACCACTTTTGGTTCAAGGATGAGAAAAACCCATTCTCGCCAAACTTCGCGATGAAGCCTGAGGTTTTTGACGAACTCGAAAAATTGGCTGTGGCACAACTCTCGAACAAAGAGAAGCTATATGTTGTTGATGCTTATTGTGGTACGAACGAAGACACGCGTATGAAAGTACGTTTTATTATGGAGGTTGCTTGGCAGGCTCACTTCGTTACCAATATGTTCATCCAACCCTCACACTACGAATTGGCTAACTTCGGTGAACCTGATTTCGTTGTAATGAACGCTGCAAAATGTACAAACCCCAACTGGAAGGAGCAAGGTCTGAACTCTGAAAACTTCGTTGCATTCAACCTGACAAAGAAACTTCAAGTTATCGGTGGTACTTGGTACGGCGGTGAGATGAAGAAAGGTATGTTCGGTGTGATGAACTATTATATGCCATTGAAGGGTATTGCATCTATGCACTGCTCGGCTAACGTTGGTAAGGATGGTGATGTTGCTCTTTTCTTCGGTCTTTCAGGTACAGGTAAAACCACTTTGTCGGCTGACCCAAAACGTTTCCTCATCGGCGACGACGAGCACGGCTGGGATGCTAACGGTGTATTCAATTACGAGGGTGGTTGCTATGCAAAAACTATCGGTCTTTCTGAACCTAACGAACCAGACATCTGGCGTGCAATCAGCCGTAACGCGCTCTTGGAGAACGTTACAATCAACCCTGACGGTACACCCGACTTCGCAGATGGCTCAGTAACAGAAAACACACGCGTCTCTTACCCAATCCGCCACATCAACAAAATCGTTCTTCCATCCAAAGCGGGTCACGCAAAGAAGATTATCTACCTTTCGGCAGACGCATTCGGTGTGTTGCCTCCGGTTTCTATTTTGGACGAAAAATCGGCACAATACCACTTCCTTTGCGGTTACACATCGAAACTTGCAGGTACTGAGCGCGGCATCACCGAACCTACGCCTTCATTCTCTCCTGCATTCGGCGAAGCGTTCTTGACCGTTCACCCAACCATCTACGCAAAAGTTCTTGCGGATAAGATGAAAGAGCACAATGCTACCGCTTACCTTGTGAATACAGGCTGGAACGGTACGGGCAAACGTATCTCAATCAAGGATACACGTGCCATTATTGATGCAATTTTGGACGGATCAATCGAAAAGGCGGAGACCATTACTGTGCCTATTTTGAACTTGGTAGCTCCTGTTGCTCTTCCCAACGTGAGCGACATTCTCGACCCACGTAAGACTTATGCAGATGTTGCTGAGTGGGAAACTAAAGCTAAATCATTGGCAGCTAAGTATATTAAGAACTTTGAGCAGTACCTACCAGAGGGTGCCGGCTTATTGGCTTCAGGTCCTCAGTTATAA
- a CDS encoding SSU ribosomal protein S6p, with protein MNRYETVFIATPVLSDVQTAEIVSKFQGVIAENGGKVIHTEEWGLKKLAYPIQKKSTGFYFLMEFEAVDGTIIDKLETMYRRDERVMRFLTFKLDNDAIAYAEKRRAKLNGKTE; from the coding sequence ATGAACCGTTACGAAACCGTTTTCATTGCCACACCGGTACTTTCGGATGTTCAGACAGCCGAAATCGTGAGCAAATTCCAAGGCGTTATCGCCGAGAACGGCGGCAAAGTGATCCACACCGAAGAGTGGGGACTCAAAAAGCTCGCCTACCCTATCCAGAAAAAATCGACCGGCTTCTACTTCCTTATGGAGTTTGAGGCGGTGGATGGCACAATTATCGACAAATTGGAGACAATGTATCGCCGCGATGAGCGAGTTATGCGCTTTCTCACCTTCAAATTGGACAACGACGCTATCGCATACGCAGAAAAACGTCGCGCTAAACTTAATGGTAAAACTGAATAA
- a CDS encoding Tryptophan synthase beta chain like: protein MKTTKKILLPESEMPRQWYNIIADMPIKPLPMLHPATKEPLKPEEMEGLFAKELVEQEFSTERYIDIPEEVRTLFKIYRPSPLVRASGLEKALDTPAKIYFKNESVSPVGSHKLNSAIPQAYFNKIQGVKHITTETGAGQWGSAMSIACRHFGLDLQVFMVKISYEQKPYRKFVMNTYGADVVSSPSTLTQAGRALLAENPNTNGSLGAAISEAVEMAMTKPDTKYTLGSVLNHVILHQSIIGLEAERQMEMADDYPDIVIGCFGGGSNFCGISFPFLRHNLNSGKKTRFIAAEPASCPKLTRGRFEYDFGDQIGMTPLIPMFTLGHDFQPASIHAGGLRYHGAGAIVSELQREGLIEAMDIHQSETFRAGILFAQAEGIIPAPESTHAIAATIREALKAKEEGVEKVILFNLSGHGLIDMASYDKFLLGELSDFSVPDEDIAASIAKLDKLIK from the coding sequence ATGAAAACCACAAAAAAAATCCTCCTTCCCGAGAGCGAAATGCCCCGCCAATGGTACAACATTATCGCCGATATGCCCATCAAGCCGCTGCCTATGCTCCATCCCGCCACAAAAGAGCCTTTGAAGCCCGAAGAGATGGAGGGGTTATTTGCTAAAGAGCTTGTTGAACAAGAGTTTTCCACCGAGCGCTATATCGACATACCCGAGGAGGTGCGCACACTTTTCAAGATTTATCGCCCCTCACCTCTGGTGCGTGCATCGGGACTAGAGAAGGCTTTGGACACGCCGGCAAAGATATATTTCAAAAACGAGAGTGTGTCGCCCGTGGGCTCGCATAAACTTAACAGTGCCATTCCTCAGGCTTATTTCAATAAGATTCAAGGTGTTAAACATATCACTACGGAGACCGGCGCAGGTCAGTGGGGCTCGGCAATGAGTATTGCGTGCCGTCACTTTGGTCTCGACTTGCAGGTCTTTATGGTGAAAATAAGCTATGAACAGAAGCCCTATCGCAAATTTGTGATGAACACCTATGGGGCGGACGTGGTATCCTCACCGAGCACACTCACGCAGGCAGGACGCGCTCTGCTGGCGGAGAATCCCAACACAAACGGCTCGTTGGGGGCGGCTATTTCGGAGGCTGTCGAAATGGCGATGACTAAACCCGACACAAAGTATACCTTAGGAAGTGTATTGAACCACGTTATTCTGCACCAATCGATCATCGGGCTTGAAGCCGAACGGCAGATGGAGATGGCGGACGACTATCCCGACATTGTTATCGGCTGCTTCGGCGGCGGCTCGAACTTCTGTGGCATCTCGTTCCCCTTCCTAAGGCATAACCTGAACAGCGGCAAGAAGACGCGCTTTATTGCTGCCGAGCCTGCATCGTGTCCAAAACTTACCCGCGGACGCTTCGAGTATGACTTTGGCGACCAAATAGGTATGACACCACTGATTCCGATGTTCACTCTGGGGCACGACTTTCAACCTGCTTCGATTCACGCGGGCGGTCTTCGCTACCACGGTGCCGGAGCTATTGTGAGCGAGTTACAACGCGAGGGGCTGATAGAGGCTATGGATATCCACCAGAGCGAAACTTTCCGCGCGGGCATCCTCTTTGCTCAGGCTGAGGGTATTATCCCCGCCCCTGAATCGACACACGCCATTGCCGCAACTATCCGCGAGGCACTCAAAGCCAAGGAGGAGGGAGTTGAAAAGGTTATTTTGTTTAACCTCTCGGGACACGGCTTGATTGATATGGCATCCTACGACAAGTTCCTTTTGGGCGAATTGTCAGACTTTTCTGTGCCCGATGAGGATATTGCCGCCAGCATCGCTAAGTTGGATAAACTGATAAAATAA